In one Cryptococcus deuterogattii R265 chromosome 9, complete sequence genomic region, the following are encoded:
- a CDS encoding DNA-directed RNA polymerase III subunit RPC8 (genome sequence mistake): MYYKVSFRLMLFAPFVGEVIVGRVLSTTKSYIRVSLGFFQDIYIVPSLLPPNSAYDPQQKAFFWVASDDESTLTQEQLLNTVVSERLYIDPGEAIRFRVDSIEWQDVRPTPQAMLAEMNGEAVEGKDPIEKAGFKILATIAESGLGVTAWWPGREENEEMYEE; the protein is encoded by the exons ATGTATTATAAGG TGTCTTTCAGATTAATGCTCTTCGCACCTTTTGTTGGAGAAGTAATCGTGGGCCGGGTTCTCTCAACCACAAAGTCTTACATTCGAG TATCTCTGGGCTTCTTCCAAGATATCTACATTGTCCCTTCGCTTTTACCTCCAAACTCTGCCTA CGATCCGCAACAAAAGGCGTTTTTCTGGGTGGCTAGTGATGACGAATCGACCTTGACCCAAGAACAGTTGTTAAATACCGTCGTCTCTG AAAGATTATATATAGATCCGGGAGAGGCAATCCGTTTCCGTGTAGATTCCATCGAATGGCAAGACGTGCGTCCGACGCCCCAGGCCATGTTGGCCGAAATGAACGGCGAGGCCGTGGAAGGGAAGGACCCCATTGAGAAGGCTGGCTTTAAGATCTTG GCGACAATAGCTGAATCAGGTCTTGGTGTGACCGCTTGGTGGCCGGGGCGTGAGGAAAATGAGGAGATGTATGAGGAATAA
- a CDS encoding DNA repair protein RAD5 (genome sequence mistake), which produces MASINGVSSSPVASTANGNRSQLHTSNDASIQPPSLRSQESIDLTGDDSSGDEVVETPRRGESSIIRSPKTSGSLFSSAHNARPPKDDSSSASLHAPSSRRLPFTIDQRPSAFSNDGITYAGSSTKSPSASASFGTMPAGPNLAGFGQYASQPSVSGWTSGESSSNYPNGNDSTGAFYVNGTDASSAIDLTNRNIPSPPSIDEKKPLCIGSLRSNALMLYPCPAVVVGAQPPSGSKERYDLVVYRGVEFVKVKLKFRAAGTLSRKDDPSSVLQRDTIQVLTPSLTTYVGDLDSRVAVHLANLMSRGLCRLEGFVPRLHPDAPQFQVRVDVLVFTLPSNVQYIANFLAGYNLFLLDPIPPYDPSRHSDHPPYQNGHGSGEAAMQLLAYAQRRVMGASGNTGSEFVFSDKEREKATQIEVQKTG; this is translated from the exons ATGGCGTCTATCAATGGGGTATCCTCATCGCCCGTCGCGTCAACTGCCAATGGAAATCGCTCGCAGCTTCACACTTCGAACGACGCATCAATCCAGCCACCCTCTCTACGAAGTCAAGAATCAATAGATCTTACTGGAGATGATTCAAGTGGGGACGAAGTCGTAGAAACACCTAGGCGTGGAGAATCATCCATCATACGGTCGCCCAAAACCTCAGGTTCTTTGTTCTCGTCTGCCCACAACGCACGACCCCCTAAAGAcgactcctcttccgccagTTTACACGCTCCATCCTCGAGAAGATTACCATTTACAATCGATCAACGGCCATCAGCATTCAGCAATGATGGAATCACGTACGCAGGGTCCAGTACGAAATCTCCGTCTGCTTCTGCGTCGTTTGGAACCATGCCGGCTGGTCCAAATCTGGCTGGTTTCGGTCAGTACGCATCACAGCCTTCTGTGTCCGGATGGACATCTGGAGAATCGTCATCAAATTATCCGAATGGCAATGACAGCACCGGTGCCTTTTATGTCAATGGCACAGACGCTTCTTCTGCTATCGACTTGACCAATCGAAACATACCATCTCCGCCGTCCATAGACGAAAAGAAGCCTCTTTGCATCGGATCGCTCAGGTCTAATGCCTTGATGTTGTATCCCTGTCCTGCAGTTGTGGTTGGAGCGCAACCTCCTTCCGGAAGTAAGGAAAGATACGATTTGGTGGTGTATCGAGGCGTTGAGTTCGTAAAggtcaagctcaag TTCCGTGCTGCTGGTACTCTTTCCAGGAAGGATGATCCAAGTTCTGTCCTACAGCGAGATACCATTCAGGTCTTGACTC CTTCTCTAACCACTTACGTTGGGGACCTCGACTCACGTGTTGCTGTGCATCTTGCTAACCTCATGTCTCGAGGTCTCTGTAGGTTGGAAGGATTTGTACCTCGCCTTCATCCGGATGCT CCCCAGTTCCAAGTTCGCGTGGATGTTCTTGTTTTCACACTCCCTTCTAACGTCCAATACATTGCCAATTTTCTAGCAGGCTataatctctttctccttgatcctATACCTCCTTACGACCCTTCTCGACATTCCGACCACCCGCCATACCAGAACGGCCATGGAAGTGGTGAAGCGGCGATGCAACTTTTGGCGTATGCTCAAAGACGAGTCATGGGAGCGTCAGGCAATACGGGATCAGAATTCGTCTTCTCAGACaaagagcgagagaaggCTACGCAAATCGAAGTCCAGAAAACAGGTTGA
- a CDS encoding 50S small subunit ribosomal protein L18Ae, whose protein sequence is MARFTEYSVVGRTLPTEADPAPKLYRMRIFAPNEVVAKSRYWYYLRQLKKAKKAHGEIVALNVIHEKKPLKVKNFAIWLRYDSRSGTHNMVKEFRALSRAEAVEAMYQDMAARHRARFRNVQILRVAEVEKKDDIRRPYIKQLLEPGLKFPLPHRRTKSKAWYAANRPSTWA, encoded by the exons ATGGCTCGTTTCACCGAGTACTCTGTTGTGGGCCGAACCCTCCCTACCGAGGCGGACCCTGCTCCCAAGCTCTA CCGCATGAGGATCTTTGCCCCCAACGAGGTCGTTGCCAAGTCCCGATACTGGTATTACCTTCGTcagttgaagaaggccaagaaggctCACGGTGAGATCGTTGCCCTCAACGTC ATCCACGAGAAGAAGCCTCTTAAGGTCAAGAACTTCGCTATCTGGCTCCGATACGACTCTCGATCTGGTACCCACAAC ATGGTCAAGGAGTTCCGTGCTCTTTCCCGTGCCGAGGCCGTCGAGGCTATGTACCAGGACATGGCTGCCCGACACCGTGCTCGATTCAGGAATGTTCAGATCCTCCGTGTTGCcgaggttgagaagaaggatgacatCAGGAGGCCTTACATCAAGCAGCTCCTCGAGCCCGGACTCAagttccctctcccccacCGAAGGACCAAGTCCAAGGCTTGGTACGCCGCCAACAGGCCT TCTACCTGGGCTTAA
- a CDS encoding mitochondrial ornithine carrier protein: MAEEVQTNAMEDVLFGSAAGMVAKLFEHPFDLVKVRLQSQPTDQALKFTGPLDCFKQTYAKEGWRGLYRGISAPIVGAACENATLFLAYNKCKEGIYLLRSDENGKDKEFNMKETALAAAGAGCIASFILTPIELIKCRMQVQMLAREGAFGAAPVAVPAPGIHPFATTPNPSVPHIAPQIRAAAPLGPIALIVDTVRQSGIRGLWLGQTGTLLRETGGSAAWFGSYEWAARWFMARHQVTIGRERKATKADLTAVELMAAGALAGVSYNVVLFPADSVKSSMQTSAELNPDKPPPGFWPTAKKIWKSRGVRGMYAGCGLTVLRSAPSSAMIFYIYTRLESEFGGFLNQNIA; the protein is encoded by the exons ATGGCGGAAGAAGTCCAAACAAACGCTATGGAGGACGTCCTTTTTGGTAGC GCTGCTGGCATGGTTGCAAAGCTTTTCGAGCACCCCTTTGACTTGG TGAAAGTCCGACTTCAGTCTCAGCCCACGGATCAAGCGCTCAAATTTACCGGCCCATTGGATTGTTTCAAGCAGACGTACgcgaaagaaggatggcgAGGTCTCTATAGG GGTATTTCCGCGCCCATAGTGGGTGCTGCTTGCGAGAACGCCACCCTGTTCTTGGCTTATAACAAGTGTAAAGAGGGGATATATCTTTTACGGTctgatgagaatggaaaagacaaagagtTCAACATGAAGGAAACTGCCTTAGCCGCTGCTGGAGCAGGATGTATCGCGAGTTTCATCTT AACGCCCATTGAGCTCATCAAGTGTCGGATGCAAGTGCAAATGCTTGCTCGCGAAGGCGCCTTTGGTGCAGCACCCGTTGCTGTCCCTGCTCCTGGAATTCACCCCTTTGCCACAACTCCCAACCCTTCTGTTCCCCATATAGCCCCTCAAATACGAGCAGCAGCACCCCTTGGTCCCATCGCCCTCATCGTCGATACCGTTCGTCAATCAGGCATCCGAGGCCTATGGCTTGGTCAAACAGGCACGCTTTTACGAGAGACGGGTGGCTCGGCTGCGTGGTTCGGCTCTTATGAATGGGCTGCTCGGTGGTTTATGGCTCGACACCAAGTCACCATCGGTCGCGAGCGAAAAGCTACCAAGGCTGATTTGACAGCTGTGGAGCTTATGGCTGCTGGTGCCCTTGCAGGCGTGTCTTACAATGTCGTTCTCTTCCCCGCAGACAGCGTCAAGTCATCGATGCAAACATCTGCAGAGCTTAACCCGGACAAGCCTCCGCCTGGGTTTTGGCCCACAGCCaagaagatttggaagTCTAGAGGAGTTAGGGGGATGTACGCTGGGTGTGGTCTGACAGTATTGAGATCTGCGCCTAGCTCGGCCATGATCTTCTACATTTACACACGGTTGGAGAGCGAATTTGGTGGATTTTTAAATCAAAATATTGCATAG
- a CDS encoding ATP-dependent RNA helicase DBP7 — MADDIELNFAVPAAGLVRQIAPKKGGRWTDRVRAKREARDAFKSMKEKPLPAQTPSTLIVSGPKLAPKPTITKPVPTPAPVSRLPLPKPQVVAPPPSTNATAGPSRPVPPPRAARSNAPKPAPTPAPATVNPRTSLPSNAFELPLLPFQAGPSRQQSAEKPKAPQFISSLFTSAPLPSVKSFTAPEVPAGAPSNAPVDTTTFHGLGLNKLLINHLKGKMGVEKPTGIQRSCLPYMLSSPLNPDKKAGDESPKEEPLRDVLIQAQTGSGKTLSYLLPIVQTLLPLSRLSYIDRSIGTLAIILAPTRELAQQISKVLEQLLHMSFVASKEGSDDEDEDDRPFTRWLVSGLLTGGSTRTHEKAKLRKGVPILVSTPGRLLDHLQNTMSFQCAKTMFLVLDEADRLMDLGFEETIQGIIKALEGRRRNEINIEKEMDKEGGGTMRWPFWDRGRLNVLCSATVDAKVERLAGAALRDPVLFRSEKDEAEAKKKAEGKDDAVTKALNEAQAVVIPRESEEKFTPPSQLSQKYVVLPTKLRLVALVALLRSLISSVAKGISVNNGTKVIVFLSSTDAVDFHWKLLGGVQMGQQGQQADEENEEEKEEEGESAEELDADGEPKLKKSKRKTKSKSTDDIVSLTSPLFPNTTFHRLHGSLPLRTRLASLKAFATSSSQPSVLFATSVASRGLDLPLVRAVVQYDLPTEGGANEYVHRVGRTARAGKGGEAWAFVSPSEEGWVKWIEGKMGAAEGNGGVNLGQVGVEDVLRKGFGGKSYEYEARATDVQLGFENWVLASEQNAALARKAFASFVRAYSTHPLEEKQFFHTKLLHLGHLAKSFALREAPAQLASALSAGKSKKSKSKATSSATQPGKRKRDEDEEDVEERGGKELTARNETERRMYEAVRKQGRTIKSGGKLGEFSGKGQNKGQKAATTGGEFHIVNAGELERLVAKRK; from the exons ATGGCTGACGATATCGAGCTTAACTTTGCTGTACCAGCAGCAGGCCTAGTGAGGCAAATAGCCCCGAAGAAAGGTGGCAGATGGACTGACAG AGTGAGAGcaaaaagagaagcaagagatgCCTTCAAAAGCATGAAAGAAAAACCTTTACCAGCACAGACTCCCTCTACACTTATCGTTTCTGGGCCCAAACTCGCTCCCAAACCGACCATAACCAAGCCAGTCCCTACACCTGCACCCGTGTCACGACTTCCGTTACCTAAGCCCCAGGTGGTCGCACCACCTCCGTCTACAAATGCGACCGCTGGTCCATCTCGTCCAGTACCGCCTCCTCGGGCTGCGAGATCAAACGCTCCCAAACCTGCTCCTACACCAGCGCCTGCCACCGTCAACCCTCGAActtcacttccttccaACGCCTTCGAGCTTCCTCTTTTACCTTTTCAAGCTGGGCCATCTCGACAGCAGTCCGCGGAAAAGCCCAAGGCTCCCCAGTttatctcttctctgttTACATCTGCTCCCCTTCCGAGCGTAAAGTCATTTACTGCTCCAGAGGTACCTGCCGGCGCCCCGTCTAACGCACCTGTAGACACAACAACATTTCACGGTTTGGGCCTTAATAagctcctcatcaaccatttaaaaggaaaaatgggAGTAGAGAAGCCAACAGGTATTCAACGAAGCTGTCTGCCATACAtgctctcttcccctttgaATCCTGACAAGAAAGCTGGGGATGAAAGCCCGAAAGAGGAACCTCTTCGCGATGTCCTCATACAAGCACAGACTGGTTCAGGTAAAACTCTTTCTTATCTCCTTCCTATCgttcaaactcttctccctctctcaaGATTATCGTATATCGATCGCTCCATCGGTACTTTGGCCATCATCCTGGCACCTACTCGAGAACTCGCCCAGCAAATTTCCAAGGTGCTCGAACAGCTATTGCATATGTCCTTTGTTGCCTCCAAGGAAGGTAGtgacgacgaggacgaggatgatagaCCATTCACTCGATGGTTGGTTTCCGGTTTGTTAACTGGTGGGTCGACGAGAACACACGAAAAGGCAAAGTTGAGGAAAGGTGTTCCGATTCTGGTGTCTACCCCGGGTCGACTGTTGGACCATTTGCAGAACACTATGTCTTTCCAGTGTGCCAAGACGATGTTTCTCGTACTTGATGAAGCCGACAGACTTATGGACCTTGGTTTTGAGGAGACTATTCAGGGTATCATCAAGGCGCTGGaaggccgaagaagaaatgaaatcaacattgagaaggagatggataaAGAGGGAGGTGGTACCATGCGTTGGCCCTTCTGGGACCGAGGACGACTCAATGTCCTGTGTTCAGCAACTGTCGATGCCAAGGTCGAAAGACTCGCGGGAGCTGCTCTGAGAGACCCTGTTCTCTTTCGTtcggagaaggatgaggcagaggcaaagaagaaggctgaaggcaaggatgaCGCTGTCACTAAAGCTCTCAACGAAGCTCAGGCTGTTGTCATTCCTCGGGAATCTGAAGAAAAGTTTACTCCCCCTTCCCAACTTTCGCAAAAATATGTGGTTCTGCCTACCAAGCTTCGGCTTGTCGCGCTTGTTGCTCTCCTCCGATCACTTATTTCATCTGTCGCCAAGGGCATAAGCGTGAATAATGGTACGAAGGTCATTGTGTTTTTGAGCTCTACGGATGCAGTAGATTTCCACTGGAAGCTACTTGGTGGAGTGCAAATGGGTCAGCAAGGACAACAGgcggatgaagagaatgaagaagagaaggaggaagaaggcgagagTGCCGAGGAACTCGACGCTGACGGCGAACCGAAActcaagaagagcaaaCGCAAAACTAAATCCAAATCTACCGACGACATTGTGTCTCtcacctctcctctcttcccaaacaCTACCTTTCATCGATTACACGGttccctccctcttcgTACCCGTCTCGCTTCCCTCAAAGCTTTcgccacctcttcttcccagccCTCTGTACTCTTCGCCACTTCTGTAGCTTCTCGTGGTCTcgatcttcctcttgttAGGGCGGTGGTACAATACGATCTTCCTACAGAAGGTGGTGCAAACGAGTACGTGCACAGAGTTGGACGTACTGCCCGAGCGGGTAAAGGTGGTGAGGCATGGGCATTTGTCTCGCCTAGTGAGGAAGGTTGGGTAAAGTGGATCGAGGGCAAGATGGGCGCGGCCGAAGGCAACGGTGGTGTGAACCTCGGTCAAGTTGGTGTGGAGGATGTCTTGAGAAAAGGATTTGGGGGCAAGTCATACGAATACGAAGCGAGAGCGACGGATGTGCAATTGGGCTTTGAAAATTGGGTTTTGGCATCTGAGCAG AATGCTGCTCTTGCACGAAAAGCTTTTGCTTCCTTCGTCCGAGCTTACTCTACCCACCCTCTCGAGGAGAAACAATTCTTCCACACAAAGCTGCTGCATTTGGGTCATTTGGCCAAATCCTTTGCATTGCGAGAAGCGCCTGCTCAGTTAGCCAGTGCTCTTTCAGCTGGAAAATCCAAAAAATCCAAGTCCAAGGCTACATCCAGCGCCACTCAAccagggaagaggaagcgagatgaggatgaggaggacgTGGAAGAGCGAGGAGGCAAGGAGTTGACTGCTAGAAACGAgacagagagaagaatgtaCGAGGCAGTCAggaagcaaggaaggaCGATCAAGAGTGGAGGTAAGCTGGGAGAGTTCTCAGGCAAGGGTCAGAACAAGGGGCAAAAGGCAGCAACAACTGGCGGAGAGTTCCATATTGTCAATGCGGGAGAGTTGGAGAGGCTGGTCGCAAAGAGGAAGTAA